Proteins found in one Ctenopharyngodon idella isolate HZGC_01 chromosome 16, HZGC01, whole genome shotgun sequence genomic segment:
- the gja9a gene encoding gap junction protein alpha 9a, with translation MGDWNFLGGILEEVHIHSTMVGKIWLTILFIFRMLVLGVAAEDVWNDEQADFICNTEQPGCRNVCYDKAFPISLIRYWVLQVIFVSSPSLVYMGHALYRLRALEKERQRKKLTLRRELEAVDVEMAEVRRKIERELRQIDQGKLNKAPLRGSLLRTYVAHIVTRSAVEVGFMTGQYVLYGFQLNPLYKCEREPCPNAVDCFVSRPTEKSVFMVFMQCIAAISLFLNILEIMHLGYKKLKKVILNYYPHLRDDPDDSYYPNKLKKDSVVHQTCIGTSTGRKATIASAPSGYNLLLERPPDETGYPPLINPSSAFLPVQGDLPAKNGSDAPKYSQHSPTEHNSNSNNTSSDTRSPPCNSVTPPKQDEGEDSVQPPPTHKKGQESKTPDSSSHPRESSHSSSGVGKKPWKVSAPWNCSTVVEGNGSDSDSLEGAKARCPYSTVRARTLSRSESKRSRPTSPDSIEESSSESRHSPRVSPSHRASLASSSSSRRAAPTDLQI, from the coding sequence ATGGGAGACTGGAACTTTCTTGGTGGGATTTTGGAAGAGGTGCATATCCACTCCACCATGGTGGGGAAGATCTGGCTGACCATCCTCTTCATCTTCCGCATGCTAGTGCTTGGGGTGGCAGCCGAGGATGTGTGGAATGATGAACAGGCTGACTTTATCTGCAACACCGAGCAGCCTGGTTGCCGCAACGTGTGCTACGACAAAGCATTCCCCATTTCCCTTATCCGCTATTGGGTGCTGCAGGTCATTTTTGTGTCTTCACCTTCGCTGGTGTACATGGGCCATGCCCTCTACCGCCTCCGTGCCCTCGAGAAAGAGCGACAGCGCAAAAAGTTAACACTGAGACGTGAACTTGAGGCCGTGGACGTGGAGATGGCAGAGGTACGACGCAAAATAGAACGTGAGCTTCGGCAGATCGACCAGGGGAAGCTGAACAAAGCTCCGTTGAGGGGGTCCCTTCTGCGCACCTACGTGGCTCACATAGTCACCCGCTCTGCTGTAGAGGTGGGCTTCATGACCGGACAATATGTTCTGTATGGGTTTCAACTAAATCCGCTGTACAAATGTGAGCGGGAGCCCTGCCCAAACGCGGTGGATTGCTTTGTATCTCGACCCACTGAGAAAAGTGTCTTCATGGTGTTCATGCAGTGCATAGCTGCCATCTCATTGTTTCTCAACATTCTGGAGATCATGCACCTGGGCTATAAGAAGCttaaaaaagtcattttgaaCTACTATCCACACCTGAGGGACGATCCCGATGACAGCTACTATCCCAACAAGCTGAAGAAAGATTCCGTTGTCCATCAGACATGCATCGGCACCTCGACTGGCCGCAAGGCCACCATTGCTTCTGCACCCAGTGGGTACAACCTTCTGCTTGAGAGACCACCTGATGAAACCGGCTACCCTCCTCTGATTAACCCATCCTCTGCTTTCTTGCCAGTTCAGGGTGATTTGCCAGCTAAAAACGGTTCTGATGCACCAAAGTATTCGCAGCACAGTCCCACAGAGCACAACAGCAATTCCAACAACACCAGCAGTGATACGCGCTCGCCACCTTGCAACTCCGTCACGCCACCAAAGCAAGATGAGGGGGAAGATTCTGTCCAGCCTCCACCTACGCACAAGAAAGGGCAGGAGTCCAAGACTCCAGACTCATCAAGCCATCCCAGAGAATCTTCTCACTCTTCATCCGGCGTAGGAAAGAAGCCATGGAAGGTCAGCGCACCCTGGAACTGCTCAACGGTTGTAGAAGGTAATGGCTCTGACTCGGATTCCCTGGAAGGCGCTAAAGCCCGCTGTCCCTACTCCACTGTGCGGGCACGTACTTTGTCCAGGTCTGAATCCAAGCGGAGCAGGCCCACCTCTCCTGATTCAATAGAAGAATCCAGCTCTGAGTCAAGGCATAGCCCACGAGTGTCACCAAGCCATCGCGCCTCATTGGCCAGCAGTTCCAGTAGCAGACGAGCTGCTCCCACAGACTTACAGATATGA